The proteins below come from a single Desulfitobacterium metallireducens DSM 15288 genomic window:
- a CDS encoding AtpZ/AtpI family protein, translating into MGDNRLNVVKAMALGTSIATTLAILVGGGYLLGKYLDQRWETQPWFQLLFILVGLVFGGSYVVVSLRKLGMTDDKK; encoded by the coding sequence ATGGGCGATAACCGTCTGAACGTGGTTAAAGCTATGGCGCTGGGTACAAGTATTGCTACCACACTCGCGATTTTAGTTGGGGGTGGCTATCTGCTGGGTAAATATCTCGATCAGCGATGGGAAACCCAACCGTGGTTTCAACTTCTGTTTATTTTAGTTGGGTTAGTCTTCGGAGGAAGTTATGTAGTAGTAAGTTTAAGAAAGCTTGGGATGACCGATGACAAAAAGTAA